In the Deltaproteobacteria bacterium genome, one interval contains:
- a CDS encoding DUF3179 domain-containing protein translates to MRTLLATLIIFLTAITLLAEGGLAANQYNGFDVSNSLIPKDEIFSGGPPRDGIPAILNPKFESAEKASGWLNDSDLVAGIDDGSVQKTYPLRILVWHEAVNDTVGGRPVLVSYCPLCGSTLIFSREIDGRTLSFGISGLLYQSDVLFYDHQTESLWSQLEMKAVSGKMAGTEFDILPSTLATWGEWKEKHPGTLVLSRDTGFSRDYGNQPYSGYERSASVMFPIKHKSDRFHPKEKVLVVLSGGDVKAYPFSELEKTATPLKDELGGRNIVIKYEDGKYVGAYDEADRPVKSFVTYWFAWYTFRPDTPVFSSAEDAG, encoded by the coding sequence ATGAGAACACTACTTGCGACACTTATAATTTTCTTGACGGCAATCACTTTACTGGCCGAGGGCGGGCTCGCCGCGAATCAGTATAACGGTTTCGACGTATCGAACAGCTTGATACCGAAGGATGAGATATTTTCGGGCGGGCCTCCGAGGGACGGAATTCCCGCGATTCTCAATCCGAAGTTCGAGTCCGCCGAAAAGGCTTCCGGGTGGCTCAATGACTCCGACCTTGTCGCGGGAATTGATGACGGCAGTGTTCAAAAGACTTATCCTCTCAGGATACTGGTATGGCACGAGGCCGTAAACGACACTGTGGGCGGTAGGCCCGTTTTAGTATCCTACTGTCCTCTATGCGGATCAACCCTCATTTTCAGCAGGGAGATAGACGGAAGAACGCTTTCTTTCGGCATTTCCGGCCTTCTTTATCAGTCGGACGTTCTGTTCTACGATCATCAGACCGAAAGCCTCTGGTCGCAGCTCGAGATGAAGGCTGTCAGCGGCAAAATGGCCGGCACGGAATTTGACATTTTACCCTCGACCCTGGCGACCTGGGGGGAATGGAAAGAGAAGCATCCCGGAACCCTGGTTCTTTCGAGGGATACCGGTTTCTCAAGAGACTACGGTAATCAGCCGTATTCGGGGTATGAAAGATCGGCGTCCGTTATGTTCCCCATCAAACACAAGAGCGACAGGTTTCATCCCAAGGAGAAGGTCCTCGTCGTTTTATCGGGCGGCGACGTGAAGGCATATCCCTTCTCCGAGCTTGAAAAAACGGCTACGCCCCTTAAAGACGAGCTCGGCGGGCGGAATATAGTAATAAAGTATGAAGACGGAAAGTACGTAGGGGCGTACGATGAAGCTGACAGGCCCGTTAAGTCCTTCGTTACTTACTGGTTCGCCTGGTACACCTTCAGGCCCGACACGCCTGTTTTCTCTTCGGCTGAGGACGCCGGCTGA
- the nrtS gene encoding nitrate/nitrite transporter NrtS — MNRDLGIFMENFFRRETVLRAIRVALVVAPVLILINHYDEIMVFSFTPRFYFQCFMTFFVPYMVSAYSSAKTLSSHEV, encoded by the coding sequence ATGAACAGAGACCTCGGAATCTTTATGGAAAATTTTTTCAGAAGGGAGACGGTGCTAAGGGCGATAAGAGTGGCTCTGGTAGTCGCCCCGGTTTTGATATTAATAAACCATTACGACGAAATTATGGTGTTCAGTTTTACGCCCAGATTTTATTTTCAGTGCTTTATGACTTTTTTTGTCCCTTATATGGTATCGGCGTACTCGTCGGCAAAAACCCTGTCTTCTCACGAAGTATAG
- a CDS encoding DUF547 domain-containing protein, which translates to MVPILVLISLLTTPIDYSHSSQASENRAQGAFDHSYSSYNALLNKYVKDAKVDYGGFLASRNEFELFLQSLGDVKQSEYEEWSHKEKLAYWINAYNAFTIKAIIDHYPITRSFSFIGLFVPSNSILQIKGVWDKLEFRAVGRELTLGDIEHEILRKEFNEPRIHTAINCASIGCPDLRSEAYTADRLDEQLTDASINFVNNPEKGFYIDPKKRKVKYSKIFHWFGEDFIQNYGDGYEFEGRDEEENAVLNFALVYLQSEDSKEYVRKNKFKIGHLDYDWHLNEQETDDK; encoded by the coding sequence ATGGTTCCGATACTGGTGTTGATATCGCTCCTGACGACCCCGATTGATTATTCACACAGCTCACAGGCATCTGAAAACCGCGCTCAGGGCGCATTCGACCACTCGTATTCGTCCTACAACGCCCTCTTGAATAAATACGTGAAAGACGCGAAGGTCGATTACGGCGGTTTTCTGGCTTCCAGGAACGAGTTCGAATTATTTTTACAATCGCTTGGGGATGTAAAGCAAAGCGAATACGAGGAGTGGAGCCACAAGGAAAAGCTCGCGTACTGGATAAACGCCTACAACGCGTTCACCATCAAGGCCATTATCGATCACTATCCCATAACGAGAAGCTTCAGCTTCATAGGACTCTTCGTTCCCTCAAACAGCATACTGCAAATAAAGGGGGTATGGGACAAGCTTGAGTTCAGGGCGGTCGGGCGGGAGCTGACCCTTGGAGATATCGAGCATGAGATACTGAGGAAGGAATTTAACGAGCCCAGAATTCACACCGCGATCAACTGCGCTTCGATAGGATGTCCCGACTTGAGGAGCGAGGCATACACAGCCGACAGGCTTGACGAGCAGCTGACCGACGCGTCTATAAATTTTGTAAATAACCCTGAGAAGGGTTTTTATATAGACCCGAAAAAGAGAAAAGTGAAATACTCCAAAATATTTCACTGGTTCGGAGAGGATTTTATTCAAAACTACGGCGACGGTTACGAATTCGAGGGAAGGGATGAAGAGGAGAACGCAGTACTGAATTTCGCGCTCGTTTATCTACAGTCCGAAGATTCCAAAGAGTACGTCAGGAAAAATAAATTTAAGATCGGACATCTCGATTACGACTGGCATCTGAATGAACAAGAGACAGATGACAAGTAA
- a CDS encoding aldo/keto reductase → MELKELGRTGVMIPEIGLGTWRYRGGVEPLKKGIELGAFLIDTAEGYYTEDTVGEAVRGIRDEVFIATKVSGRHLGYDDVLRSCEESLYKLGTDYIDLYQVHWPNSSFPIGGTMEAMGKLADRGLIRFIGVSNFDVDEMEEAQSYLNNHPIVSNQVLYNLNSRGIEKDLLPYCERNGITILAYTPLDDGSLAGKPRFLNSNRMKVLEEISEETGRTAAQVALNWCTSRESVAAIPKSDSVHRTEENCGASGWRLSEEQILRLDKAFS, encoded by the coding sequence ATGGAATTAAAGGAGCTCGGGAGGACAGGGGTGATGATCCCCGAGATAGGACTTGGCACCTGGAGATACAGGGGCGGGGTCGAGCCTCTTAAAAAAGGCATCGAGCTCGGGGCTTTCTTGATCGACACGGCGGAGGGTTACTACACGGAGGATACGGTAGGCGAAGCGGTAAGGGGAATCAGGGACGAGGTCTTCATCGCAACGAAGGTCTCGGGCAGGCACCTAGGATATGACGACGTGCTCCGCTCGTGCGAGGAAAGCCTCTACAAACTGGGCACCGACTATATAGACCTCTATCAGGTGCACTGGCCGAACTCGTCCTTTCCCATAGGCGGAACTATGGAGGCGATGGGAAAGCTTGCGGACAGGGGGCTTATCAGATTTATAGGCGTAAGCAACTTCGATGTAGACGAGATGGAAGAGGCCCAGTCCTATCTGAATAATCACCCTATAGTCTCGAATCAGGTCCTGTACAATCTAAACAGCAGGGGGATAGAGAAAGACCTCCTGCCCTATTGCGAAAGGAACGGGATAACGATTCTGGCCTACACGCCGCTCGACGACGGGAGCCTGGCCGGAAAACCCCGCTTCTTAAATTCAAACAGGATGAAAGTCCTGGAGGAGATATCGGAAGAAACGGGCAGGACAGCCGCTCAAGTCGCCCTTAACTGGTGCACGTCCCGGGAGAGCGTGGCGGCTATTCCCAAGTCGGACAGCGTTCATAGAACCGAAGAGAACTGCGGAGCCTCGGGCTGGCGTTTGTCGGAGGAGCAGATTCTCCGCCTGGATAAGGCATTTTCATAA
- a CDS encoding DUF4892 domain-containing protein, producing MNKIFHPVFAQIFICFLLIPFAGASAGDVEGSKDHPVVSRYQGSEIKDYDFREFDEYTLLLGKVVRAPGEPDNRKAEGSEKLEGKVTKISYYLPEDRSTLEVFKNYEDALGEAGFEILYTCGNKECGGRDFNHEVVEYNSMFGDNYYDQRYLAARLARPEGDVYVSLYTVKNTTGGGKDRNHIYTQVDVIEVAPMQEDMVTVDAGAMAEEIFKTGSVSIYGIYFDFDKADIKPESEATIAEIATLLKNNPGLNIFIVGHTDNKGSLDYNTDLSQRRADAVAAVLALEHGIEASRVTPKGLGFLAPVASNKTEEGRAKNRRVELVER from the coding sequence ATGAACAAGATATTCCATCCAGTATTTGCTCAAATTTTTATATGCTTTCTCCTTATTCCATTTGCGGGCGCATCGGCGGGGGACGTGGAAGGAAGTAAAGACCATCCTGTTGTGTCTAGATATCAGGGCTCGGAAATCAAGGATTACGATTTCCGCGAATTCGATGAATACACGCTTCTCCTGGGCAAGGTTGTCCGCGCTCCGGGCGAACCCGATAACCGCAAGGCAGAAGGGAGTGAAAAGCTGGAGGGAAAAGTAACTAAAATATCCTATTATCTCCCGGAGGACAGGTCCACCCTGGAGGTCTTCAAAAACTATGAGGACGCGCTCGGAGAGGCCGGGTTTGAAATCCTCTATACTTGCGGCAATAAAGAATGCGGCGGGAGGGATTTCAATCACGAAGTGGTCGAGTACAACTCGATGTTCGGGGACAACTATTACGATCAGAGGTACCTCGCGGCAAGGCTCGCCCGCCCGGAAGGGGACGTGTATGTTTCGCTCTATACGGTGAAAAATACCACAGGGGGCGGAAAGGACAGGAACCATATCTATACACAGGTGGACGTTATAGAGGTCGCCCCGATGCAGGAAGACATGGTCACGGTTGACGCGGGCGCTATGGCGGAGGAAATTTTCAAGACCGGCAGCGTATCCATATACGGAATCTATTTTGATTTCGACAAGGCCGACATAAAGCCCGAGTCAGAAGCCACGATCGCTGAAATAGCCACGCTTCTCAAAAACAATCCCGGCCTCAATATTTTCATAGTGGGGCATACGGATAATAAGGGAAGCCTCGACTATAACACCGACCTCTCTCAGCGCAGGGCGGATGCGGTGGCCGCTGTCCTCGCCCTGGAGCACGGGATCGAGGCCTCAAGGGTCACGCCAAAAGGTCTCGGATTTCTGGCCCCTGTCGCTTCCAACAAAACCGAAGAGGGTCGGGCGAAAAACCGAAGAGTAGAGCTTGTGGAGAGGTAA